In Rutidosis leptorrhynchoides isolate AG116_Rl617_1_P2 chromosome 2, CSIRO_AGI_Rlap_v1, whole genome shotgun sequence, one genomic interval encodes:
- the LOC139887585 gene encoding uncharacterized protein encodes MANDENDGWEYLLDIDDSDLTQSVSVSKLTQTILVPTESPPFPQPLESPQLNRQKQKQPISPQRPVLRGFGSNKKNKLSYRIPGPAGVFQDAYELRNNENNVVDDMCTQDFVREIINRPEADDSFTLDPWLRAMEFAYPYGGRSDIASILRQRRVLPADQVVGVVKNCEKNCVGDLSVTLKDTTGTIRGTVSSKIIDGVHGKYEGVKGIREGAVLVLQNCSIFCPSVKVKILNITRKALIKVFFKDGGST; translated from the exons ATGGCCAATGATGAGAACGATGGATGGGAATACCTACTTGATATTGATGATTCCGATCTCACTCAATCTGTATCAGTTTCAAAACTCACTCAAACCATATTGGTGCCCACTGAGTCGCCACCATTCCCCCAACCTTTAGAGTCCCCCCAACTTAACCGTCAAAAACAAAAGCAACCTATTTCACCACAACGACCTGTTCTTCGCGGTTTCGGGTCTAACAAAAAGAACAAATTATCCTACCGAATCCCTGGACCCGCTGGTGTTTTCCAAGATGCGTATGAACTTCGAAATAACGAGAATAACGTTGTGGATGACATGTGTACGCAAGATTTTGTAAGGGAAATAATCAACAGACCTGAAGCGGATGATTCGTTTACACTGGATCCGTGGCTACGCGCGATGGAGTTTGCATATCCGTACGGag GTAGATCTGATATAGCAAGCATTTTGAGACAACGTAGAGTTTTACCAGCTGATCAAGTTGTTGGTGTTGTTAAGAATTGTGAGAAAAATTGTGTCGGTGATCTGTCTGTAACGCTCAAA GACACTACGGGTACTATTCGAGGAACAGTATCTAGCAAGATCATCGATGGTGTACATGGGAAGTATGAAGGTGTAAAAGGCATACGTGAGGGAGCTGTTCTGGTGCTACAAAACTGCTCTATCTTTTGCCCTAGTGTGAAGGTTAAAATCCTTAACATTACACGCAAGGCGTTAATTAAGGTGTTCTTTAAAGACGGTGGATCTACATAG